One stretch of Roseimicrobium sp. ORNL1 DNA includes these proteins:
- a CDS encoding cellulase family glycosylhydrolase, which yields MPYPRLVSAAFGFFLCLASPLVAADVLLTNGDFETDSNADAWPDHWDRAKEGITWEKEESGNHFLRLTSPKPGAMIVTYRPIPTPKDATAVELTWKQRVTGLVKGSSPWFDARIMIECKDADGKKLTPTPPPAYTGKNTDGWVERTTSFLLPESTHTVELMPALFQVKQGTFDLDDIILKPTDPAPLLAAKAAAEEKKAKVIAERRAKAAKLLETEGSLITNGNFEKADKSGSAPAVWGKLKNGLSWETNEDGTRFLRLTSTKPGETVMLFRTVDIPEGVKALEFIWRQRIAGLKPGKEPWFDARFMMDFKDGTGKKMKGAPAPYSRNDTKGAWVSRTAKFLVPDGALSLDIMPVLFQVKQGTLDLDDLVLKPTEPEPLLAAAAKAAEEARLAQVDSEETKKDKWPQELHVSGNQVLNKDGKPVWLQGLNVVSLEFLVKGDHVLKSTLVALDDWKANIIRLPVKEDYWFGEAGGQKDGGKEYRELVDQVITLAANRGAYVLLDLHRFRAPAQQHAVFWKDAATRYKDHPAVLFDLFNEPHGTTWEVWKDGGFVAEKKKPADEDSFLSPEEKAKSAQGFQAIGMQALVNAVRETGAKNIVVVGGLDWSYDLSGIANGFTIDERGGNGLIYATHIYPWKRGWQEKVLVIADKYPILVGEVGADINKMDFLPDSAHEDPYTWVPDMLGFIQKHRLHWTAFSFHPSASPVMITGWDYTPTPYWGAFVKRALAGEQFEMKKMR from the coding sequence ATGCCGTACCCTCGCCTCGTATCCGCTGCGTTTGGATTCTTCCTGTGTCTGGCCTCACCACTCGTCGCGGCTGATGTGCTTCTCACCAATGGCGACTTCGAGACGGACTCCAACGCCGATGCATGGCCGGATCACTGGGATCGCGCGAAGGAAGGCATCACCTGGGAGAAGGAGGAAAGCGGCAATCACTTCCTGCGCCTCACCTCACCAAAGCCAGGCGCGATGATTGTGACCTACCGGCCCATCCCCACTCCGAAAGATGCCACCGCCGTGGAACTGACGTGGAAACAGCGCGTGACCGGACTGGTGAAGGGCAGTTCGCCATGGTTCGACGCGCGCATCATGATCGAGTGCAAGGATGCTGACGGCAAGAAACTCACACCGACACCGCCGCCCGCGTACACGGGAAAGAACACCGATGGCTGGGTGGAGCGCACAACCTCCTTCCTGCTCCCGGAAAGCACACACACCGTCGAACTCATGCCTGCCCTGTTTCAGGTGAAACAAGGCACATTTGATCTGGATGACATCATCCTGAAGCCCACCGACCCCGCGCCACTGCTCGCCGCGAAAGCGGCAGCCGAGGAAAAGAAGGCCAAGGTCATCGCAGAACGCCGCGCCAAGGCTGCGAAACTTCTCGAAACCGAAGGCAGCCTGATAACAAACGGCAACTTTGAAAAGGCGGACAAATCAGGCAGCGCGCCCGCTGTGTGGGGGAAGCTGAAGAATGGACTCAGTTGGGAGACCAACGAGGACGGCACGCGATTCCTCCGCCTCACCAGCACGAAGCCCGGCGAAACGGTCATGCTCTTCCGCACGGTGGATATTCCCGAGGGCGTGAAGGCGCTCGAGTTCATCTGGAGGCAGCGCATCGCCGGACTGAAGCCGGGCAAGGAACCGTGGTTCGACGCGCGGTTCATGATGGACTTCAAGGACGGCACCGGGAAGAAGATGAAGGGCGCGCCCGCTCCGTACTCGCGCAATGATACGAAAGGCGCATGGGTATCACGCACCGCGAAGTTCCTCGTGCCTGACGGCGCGCTCTCGCTGGATATCATGCCCGTACTCTTCCAAGTGAAGCAGGGCACGCTCGACCTCGATGATCTCGTGCTGAAGCCCACCGAGCCCGAGCCTCTCCTCGCAGCCGCTGCCAAGGCCGCGGAGGAGGCACGCCTTGCACAAGTAGATTCCGAAGAAACCAAGAAGGACAAGTGGCCCCAGGAGCTTCACGTGAGTGGCAACCAAGTGCTCAACAAGGATGGCAAACCTGTCTGGCTGCAGGGTCTCAACGTCGTGAGCCTCGAATTCCTCGTGAAAGGCGACCACGTCCTGAAATCCACCCTTGTGGCCCTCGATGACTGGAAGGCCAACATCATCCGCCTGCCCGTGAAGGAAGATTACTGGTTCGGCGAAGCGGGCGGCCAGAAGGATGGCGGCAAGGAATATCGTGAACTGGTGGATCAAGTGATCACCCTCGCAGCGAATCGCGGCGCGTACGTGCTGCTGGATCTGCATCGCTTCCGCGCACCGGCGCAACAGCATGCTGTCTTCTGGAAGGATGCCGCGACACGCTACAAGGACCACCCTGCCGTGCTCTTCGATCTCTTCAATGAACCTCACGGCACCACCTGGGAAGTGTGGAAGGACGGCGGCTTCGTCGCAGAGAAGAAGAAACCTGCTGATGAAGACTCGTTCCTCTCCCCTGAGGAAAAGGCGAAGTCAGCACAGGGGTTCCAGGCCATCGGCATGCAGGCCCTCGTGAATGCCGTGCGCGAGACCGGAGCGAAGAATATTGTCGTCGTCGGTGGCCTGGACTGGTCCTATGATCTCTCCGGCATCGCGAACGGCTTCACCATCGATGAGCGCGGCGGCAATGGCCTCATCTACGCCACTCACATCTATCCGTGGAAGCGCGGCTGGCAGGAGAAGGTGCTCGTCATCGCAGATAAGTATCCCATCCTCGTGGGTGAAGTGGGCGCGGATATCAATAAGATGGATTTCCTCCCGGACAGTGCGCACGAAGACCCCTACACCTGGGTGCCTGACATGCTTGGTTTCATCCAGAAGCATCGCCTGCACTGGACAGCTTTCTCCTTCCATCCCTCAGCTTCACCCGTGATGATCACCGGTTGGGACTACACGCCTACACCCTACTGGGGAGCCTTTGTGAAACGTGCGCTGGCAGGGGAACAGTTCGAGATGAAGAAGATGCGGTGA
- a CDS encoding DoxX family protein, whose amino-acid sequence MNKLIKLDFVPFSTDLGLLALRAWFGLSLFGIHGLAKLKAFGPTITYFQEKMGFPAPLSSAAILAESVFALLLVLGVGTRWAALFIAVTMSVAFFKVHGAVLEQGNPGSGELAFLYLGGAIALLIAGAGRYSVDAKLGSSSAS is encoded by the coding sequence ATGAACAAACTCATCAAACTCGACTTCGTTCCCTTCTCCACTGACCTTGGACTTCTCGCTCTCCGCGCGTGGTTCGGACTCTCCTTGTTCGGCATTCACGGCCTTGCCAAGCTGAAAGCCTTTGGCCCCACCATCACCTACTTCCAGGAGAAAATGGGCTTCCCCGCTCCTCTGAGTTCCGCCGCCATTCTGGCGGAGTCGGTCTTCGCACTGCTTCTCGTGCTCGGCGTGGGCACTCGCTGGGCCGCGCTCTTCATCGCCGTGACCATGAGTGTTGCCTTCTTCAAGGTGCATGGCGCCGTGCTCGAACAGGGCAACCCCGGCTCCGGTGAACTCGCCTTCCTGTATCTCGGCGGCGCCATCGCGCTCCTCATCGCCGGTGCCGGCCGCTACTCGGTGGACGCGAAGCTGGGCTCCTCCAGTGCGAGCTAA
- a CDS encoding pirin family protein: MKFTLRKSNERGHADHGWLDSRFSFSFAEYHDPKHMHFRTLRVINEDHIAAGGGFPMHPHRDMEIFSYVLEGALAHKDSMGNSRELKPGQIQLMSAGSGVTHSEFNPSKTDKTHMLQVWLFPDKRNLQPGYTEWHPKPEHANESKVLVISPDGREDSAVIHQDANIYRLKLTKGQEITHDLTTGRGAWLQLARGSVSLNGSTALTAGDAASTSDAGTLTVTATEDSEALLFDLA; encoded by the coding sequence ATGAAATTCACCCTTCGCAAATCCAACGAGCGCGGCCACGCCGACCACGGCTGGCTCGACTCCCGCTTCAGCTTCAGCTTCGCCGAGTACCATGACCCGAAGCACATGCACTTCCGCACGCTGCGCGTCATCAATGAGGACCACATCGCCGCCGGCGGTGGCTTCCCCATGCACCCGCACCGCGACATGGAAATCTTCAGCTACGTGCTGGAGGGCGCCCTGGCGCACAAGGACAGCATGGGCAACAGCCGCGAGCTGAAGCCCGGCCAGATCCAGCTCATGAGCGCCGGGAGCGGCGTGACGCACAGCGAGTTCAACCCCTCCAAGACGGATAAGACCCACATGCTCCAGGTGTGGCTCTTCCCGGACAAGCGCAACCTGCAGCCCGGCTACACCGAGTGGCACCCGAAGCCCGAACATGCCAACGAAAGCAAGGTCCTCGTGATCTCGCCCGATGGCCGTGAAGACTCCGCCGTGATCCACCAGGATGCGAACATCTACCGTCTCAAGCTCACCAAGGGCCAGGAGATCACGCATGACCTCACCACCGGTCGCGGTGCCTGGCTGCAACTCGCTCGCGGCAGTGTCTCGCTGAATGGCAGCACCGCTCTCACCGCAGGCGACGCCGCCAGCACCAGTGACGCCGGCACGCTGACCGTCACCGCTACCGAGGACAGCGAAGCCCTCCTCTTCGACCTCGCGTGA
- a CDS encoding twin-arginine translocation signal domain-containing protein produces MTSPSSGSKLLSRRSFLQAAAATTGSFMMSGEPSSWGSNLPYERTLRDRLWMWGHDSGSLVKGYGIGDKGTDIEPAAALEYMGIPNICMVRFTGTPLPPFDEYVKQFAKTKRLTWSFVDGGKNFTTEEKKSQALDLATRTPNLVGLDMDDFFIGDAVPKTEGGEAQAHLSVAQVEAVTKELEVAGRRLDLSMVIYSNQLHPSIKRHIDPVDAVYFWTWKARDLVNLEDNFAAYRRIAPAKKTLLGIYMWDFGEKKTIPLELMEHQCRLALDWLKKGEIEGLIFHCTPLCGMKLEAVEWSKNWISHHANDVVRA; encoded by the coding sequence ATGACATCGCCATCGTCAGGCTCAAAACTGCTCAGTCGCCGTAGTTTTCTTCAAGCTGCAGCTGCCACCACCGGCTCCTTCATGATGTCGGGCGAACCATCGTCATGGGGCAGCAACCTGCCTTATGAGCGCACGCTGCGCGATCGCCTGTGGATGTGGGGTCATGATTCCGGTTCGTTGGTCAAGGGCTACGGCATCGGTGACAAAGGCACTGACATCGAGCCGGCGGCAGCCCTCGAATACATGGGCATTCCGAACATCTGCATGGTGCGCTTCACCGGCACGCCGTTGCCTCCCTTCGATGAATATGTGAAACAGTTCGCCAAAACCAAGAGACTCACCTGGAGCTTTGTCGATGGAGGAAAAAACTTCACCACTGAGGAAAAGAAGAGCCAGGCGCTCGACCTCGCCACAAGGACACCCAACCTCGTCGGCCTGGACATGGATGACTTCTTCATCGGAGATGCGGTGCCTAAAACGGAGGGCGGAGAAGCGCAGGCCCACCTCAGCGTCGCTCAGGTAGAGGCGGTGACCAAGGAACTCGAAGTCGCAGGACGAAGGCTCGATCTATCCATGGTCATCTATTCGAACCAATTGCATCCCTCCATCAAGCGGCACATCGATCCCGTGGACGCAGTGTATTTCTGGACGTGGAAAGCACGCGATTTGGTGAATCTGGAAGATAACTTTGCAGCCTATCGCAGGATCGCACCTGCCAAGAAAACACTCCTCGGCATCTACATGTGGGACTTTGGCGAGAAAAAAACCATCCCTCTCGAATTGATGGAGCACCAATGCCGTCTGGCCTTGGACTGGCTGAAGAAAGGCGAAATCGAAGGTCTAATTTTTCATTGCACCCCACTTTGCGGCATGAAACTCGAAGCCGTCGAATGGTCGAAGAACTGGATCTCGCATCATGCCAACGACGTCGTTCGAGCGTGA
- a CDS encoding SMI1/KNR4 family protein codes for MSIVQRIQAHLANPPLSEDGEPWDTKLLPPFNAQEIASIERELGYALPEETRSLLEFCRGFDGGALETFELWGPEADYLYPVILRGRFRALAQDGYGNFWFYWNRAGTVDLGPIYYYQHEGPMLFVQCSSILEFVDEWLRFMRPPYQSLIDDVHEFRIKPIQELNKDLVSRETALASGDEVLRELAEPLEAGAMIYDFRNRKLGDGVDLKQLDVLAMHPKWPILAVRPRATLLGKLKGMLTGKAK; via the coding sequence ATGTCCATCGTTCAGCGTATTCAGGCACATCTGGCCAATCCGCCCCTCAGCGAAGATGGCGAACCGTGGGACACCAAGCTGCTGCCGCCCTTCAATGCGCAGGAGATTGCCTCGATTGAGCGCGAGCTTGGTTATGCACTACCGGAAGAGACGCGGTCACTGCTGGAGTTTTGCCGTGGATTTGATGGAGGCGCCCTGGAGACATTCGAGCTATGGGGGCCGGAGGCGGACTATCTGTATCCTGTGATCCTGAGAGGCCGTTTTCGAGCTCTCGCGCAGGATGGTTATGGCAATTTCTGGTTCTATTGGAACAGAGCCGGCACCGTGGACCTTGGCCCCATCTACTACTACCAGCATGAAGGGCCGATGCTGTTTGTGCAATGCTCCAGCATCCTGGAGTTTGTGGACGAGTGGCTTCGGTTCATGAGGCCGCCCTACCAGAGTCTCATTGATGATGTGCACGAGTTCCGCATCAAGCCGATTCAGGAACTCAACAAGGACCTGGTCAGCCGGGAGACGGCCCTCGCGAGTGGAGATGAAGTGCTACGCGAACTCGCAGAGCCTTTGGAAGCGGGCGCGATGATCTACGATTTCCGGAACCGGAAGCTGGGAGATGGGGTGGACCTGAAGCAACTGGATGTGTTGGCCATGCATCCGAAGTGGCCCATTCTCGCGGTACGCCCCAGGGCAACGCTGTTAGGCAAGCTGAAAGGGATGCTGACTGGAAAAGCAAAGTAG
- a CDS encoding transporter substrate-binding domain-containing protein, whose amino-acid sequence MKRFCVLCCSVLAGFLSLTGCSEEKANQASTQGGGGGKEVLPRLVIAMDATYPPFEYTNETGEFAGVSVDLGNAIGEHLGRKVEFRNINFDGLIAALKSGSVDIIISSVTASDERRKSVDFSDPYVKTGLAMLLWKDSPVQKVEDLNDPARRVVVRLGTTGEQYVRQYLPKAQVIALDGDTACVMEVVKGGVDAWIYDQLSLMNYHDKQQQTTRVLLKPLREEVWAVALRQGDTDLKEKINECLAKLRKDGTFNKLAEKHLTKEKKMMEEQGIPFVFDL is encoded by the coding sequence ATGAAACGGTTCTGCGTGCTGTGCTGTTCGGTGCTGGCGGGATTTTTGTCCCTGACCGGTTGCTCTGAAGAAAAAGCCAACCAAGCGAGCACGCAGGGAGGTGGCGGTGGCAAGGAAGTGCTGCCACGACTGGTCATCGCCATGGATGCCACGTATCCGCCCTTCGAGTACACGAATGAGACGGGAGAGTTTGCCGGTGTGAGTGTGGACCTGGGCAATGCCATCGGTGAGCACCTCGGCAGAAAGGTGGAGTTTCGTAATATCAACTTCGACGGTCTCATCGCCGCGCTGAAGAGCGGCAGCGTGGACATCATCATCTCTTCCGTCACAGCCAGTGATGAGCGTCGCAAGTCCGTGGACTTCAGCGATCCGTATGTGAAGACGGGGCTGGCGATGCTCCTTTGGAAGGACTCCCCGGTGCAGAAGGTTGAGGACCTCAATGACCCCGCCAGAAGGGTTGTGGTACGACTGGGCACGACCGGGGAGCAGTATGTCCGGCAGTACCTGCCGAAGGCGCAGGTCATCGCGCTGGACGGAGATACCGCCTGCGTCATGGAAGTGGTGAAGGGTGGGGTGGACGCGTGGATCTACGACCAGCTTTCCCTCATGAACTATCACGACAAGCAGCAGCAAACCACCCGGGTGCTGCTCAAGCCCCTGCGCGAGGAGGTGTGGGCCGTGGCCTTGCGCCAGGGAGACACCGACCTCAAGGAGAAGATCAATGAGTGCCTGGCGAAACTGCGGAAGGACGGCACCTTCAACAAGCTCGCCGAAAAGCATCTCACCAAGGAGAAAAAGATGATGGAGGAACAGGGCATTCCGTTCGTGTTTGACCTGTAA
- the xylA gene encoding xylose isomerase, translating into MSEAFPDIPKIPFEGPKSKNPLAFKHYNADEVVAGKTMRDHMRFGVAYWHAMRNTLSDPFGSGTSQKPWDDGTDSIENAKKRAHVCFEFMDKLGIDYYCFHDRDVAPEGKTLAESNKSLDAVADTLEELQKATGKKLLWGTACLFAHPRYNQGAATSPNANVYAYAGAQVKKALEVTHRLGGEGYTFWGGREGYSTLWNTNIKREMDHLAAFMHMAVDYKKKIGFKGPFYIEPKPREPSTHQYDSDSAACLNFLREYGLLEHFKLNIETNHATLAGHTMRHELEVALAAGALGSIDANTGDELIGWDTDQFPTDIYLTTQIMLVLLKMGGFTTGGLNFDAKCRRESFEPVDLFHAHIGGMDAFARGLKIASAIIEDGRLDAFVKQRYSTFDSGIGAKVEQGGCTLEDLEAYTLKNGEPVIGSGRQEMLENLVNEFI; encoded by the coding sequence ATGAGCGAAGCGTTTCCTGACATTCCGAAGATCCCCTTCGAGGGACCGAAGTCCAAGAATCCACTGGCCTTCAAACATTACAATGCGGACGAAGTGGTCGCTGGAAAGACCATGCGCGATCACATGCGTTTCGGCGTGGCCTACTGGCACGCGATGCGCAATACGCTGTCTGACCCCTTCGGCAGCGGCACCTCCCAGAAGCCGTGGGATGATGGCACCGATAGCATCGAGAACGCGAAGAAGCGCGCGCATGTGTGCTTCGAGTTCATGGATAAACTCGGCATCGACTACTACTGCTTCCATGACCGCGATGTGGCTCCCGAGGGCAAAACCCTTGCTGAGAGCAACAAGAGCCTCGACGCCGTGGCAGACACCCTGGAAGAGTTGCAGAAAGCCACCGGCAAGAAGCTGCTCTGGGGCACGGCCTGCCTCTTTGCGCATCCCCGTTACAACCAGGGCGCTGCCACCAGCCCGAACGCCAATGTATACGCCTACGCCGGCGCGCAGGTGAAGAAGGCGCTGGAAGTCACGCATCGCCTCGGCGGTGAGGGCTACACCTTCTGGGGTGGCCGTGAAGGCTATTCCACGCTGTGGAATACCAACATCAAACGTGAGATGGACCACCTGGCCGCCTTCATGCACATGGCGGTGGACTATAAGAAGAAGATCGGATTCAAGGGTCCCTTCTACATCGAACCAAAGCCGCGTGAACCCTCCACGCACCAGTACGACAGCGACAGCGCTGCGTGCCTGAACTTCCTTCGCGAGTACGGCCTGCTGGAGCACTTCAAGCTGAACATCGAAACGAACCACGCCACGCTCGCCGGCCACACCATGCGCCATGAGCTGGAAGTAGCCCTCGCTGCCGGTGCCCTGGGTTCCATCGATGCGAACACGGGTGATGAACTCATTGGCTGGGACACGGATCAGTTCCCCACGGACATCTATCTCACCACGCAGATCATGCTGGTGCTGCTGAAGATGGGCGGCTTCACCACGGGCGGCCTGAACTTCGACGCCAAGTGCCGTCGCGAGAGCTTCGAGCCGGTGGATCTCTTCCACGCACACATCGGTGGCATGGACGCCTTCGCGCGTGGTCTGAAGATTGCCTCCGCCATCATCGAAGACGGTCGTCTCGATGCCTTCGTGAAGCAGCGCTACAGCACCTTCGATAGCGGCATTGGTGCCAAGGTGGAACAGGGTGGATGCACTTTGGAAGACCTGGAAGCCTACACGCTGAAGAACGGCGAGCCTGTCATCGGCAGCGGTCGCCAGGAGATGCTGGAGAACCTGGTCAACGAGTTCATTTGA
- a CDS encoding dienelactone hydrolase family protein → MILSSGEYHDLPTPYGPMRIEIFRPVAAGKYPGIVLYSEIFQLTGPIRRTAAFLAGHGFVVAVPEVYHEFLPAGTVLAYDQEGADKGNEFKFAKELASYDADARAALDFLKSHPACTGKLGVMGICLGGHLSFRAAAKNTDVSAAVCLYATDIHKNSLGKGSNDDSLVSIKHTKAELLMVWGQQDPHIPLEGRRKIQATLDAEGVKYTWHEFNGQHAFIRDEGPRYDPELAVLTMNLTLALFRRKLSEGDAMA, encoded by the coding sequence ATGATTCTTTCCTCCGGCGAATACCACGACCTGCCAACGCCCTACGGCCCCATGCGCATTGAGATTTTCCGGCCCGTGGCCGCGGGGAAGTATCCGGGCATCGTGTTGTACTCGGAGATCTTTCAGCTCACCGGCCCCATCCGCCGTACGGCCGCCTTCCTCGCCGGCCACGGCTTCGTGGTGGCAGTGCCGGAGGTGTATCATGAGTTCCTTCCCGCTGGCACCGTGCTGGCCTATGACCAGGAGGGCGCGGACAAGGGAAATGAATTCAAGTTCGCCAAGGAACTGGCCAGCTATGATGCGGATGCGCGCGCTGCCCTGGACTTCCTGAAATCCCACCCCGCCTGCACCGGCAAGCTCGGGGTCATGGGCATCTGCCTGGGCGGTCATCTCAGCTTCCGCGCTGCGGCGAAGAACACGGATGTGAGTGCCGCCGTGTGCCTCTATGCCACGGACATCCACAAGAATAGCCTCGGCAAGGGCAGCAACGATGACTCGCTCGTGAGCATCAAGCACACGAAAGCGGAACTCCTCATGGTCTGGGGTCAGCAGGACCCCCACATCCCACTGGAAGGACGTCGGAAAATCCAAGCCACACTGGATGCCGAAGGCGTGAAATACACGTGGCATGAATTCAACGGCCAGCACGCCTTCATCCGCGACGAAGGCCCACGCTACGACCCTGAGCTGGCCGTGCTGACCATGAATCTCACCCTCGCCCTCTTCCGCCGCAAGCTCAGCGAAGGGGATGCAATGGCATAA
- a CDS encoding YbjN domain-containing protein, which translates to MSALHVAVLNAFKSKGWAYREIPDMEVVEASFEAYHTRVPLHVQSFGEMQIVAVVANASVKVPNTHRVRAAELCMRVNKDLNIGAFEMDWDAGQVMFRQANVFAKHRHDEELITNLVHNAVVEMDRMTPYLGELVRTTKDMLPFLDLQQLLKREELLPPGDPVDADAQEAGSEGSQKA; encoded by the coding sequence ATGTCCGCGCTGCACGTCGCTGTCCTCAATGCCTTCAAGAGTAAGGGATGGGCCTACCGCGAGATTCCCGACATGGAGGTGGTGGAGGCCAGCTTCGAGGCGTACCACACCCGCGTACCACTTCATGTGCAGTCCTTTGGCGAGATGCAAATCGTCGCCGTGGTGGCAAATGCCTCAGTGAAGGTGCCCAACACCCACCGCGTGCGCGCCGCCGAACTCTGCATGCGCGTGAACAAGGACCTGAACATCGGCGCCTTTGAGATGGATTGGGATGCAGGTCAGGTGATGTTCCGCCAGGCCAATGTGTTTGCAAAGCACCGGCACGATGAGGAACTCATCACCAACCTCGTGCACAACGCCGTGGTGGAGATGGACCGCATGACGCCGTATCTCGGCGAACTCGTCCGCACCACCAAGGACATGCTGCCGTTCCTCGATCTCCAGCAACTGCTGAAGCGCGAGGAACTCCTCCCGCCAGGAGACCCGGTGGACGCAGACGCCCAGGAAGCCGGCTCTGAGGGTTCTCAGAAGGCGTAG
- a CDS encoding VOC family protein, with protein MPTPIHPQTRIGHVHLKVADLERAIAFYHGVLGFEITQRYGKQAAFLSAGGYHHHIGLNTWESLGGSPPPPGTTGLYHTAILYPDRAALADALRRVLEAKIPLDGASDHGVSEAIYLRDPDENGVELYRDRPEPEWPRKSDGTLDMYSRPLDLHALLAE; from the coding sequence ATGCCCACCCCCATCCATCCCCAAACCCGCATCGGCCACGTCCACCTGAAGGTAGCCGACCTTGAGCGGGCCATCGCGTTCTACCATGGGGTGCTGGGATTCGAAATCACCCAGCGCTATGGCAAACAAGCCGCCTTTCTCTCGGCGGGTGGCTATCACCATCACATCGGGTTGAACACGTGGGAATCCCTCGGCGGTTCACCTCCGCCTCCCGGCACGACCGGGTTGTATCATACCGCCATCCTGTATCCGGATCGCGCCGCCCTGGCAGATGCCCTGCGCCGCGTGCTGGAAGCGAAGATTCCCCTCGATGGCGCGTCCGACCACGGCGTGAGCGAAGCCATCTACCTCCGCGACCCCGATGAAAACGGCGTGGAACTCTACCGCGACCGCCCCGAGCCCGAGTGGCCACGCAAAAGCGATGGCACACTCGACATGTATTCGCGCCCGCTGGACCTGCACGCTCTGCTGGCAGAGTGA
- a CDS encoding LysR substrate-binding domain-containing protein has protein sequence MELRHLRSFLVVAETLNVSRAAERLHLSQPALSRQMQDLEQSLGVSLFIREKGRVSLNDAGRALVEHARELLARSDNITSHVQAISRGECATVEIGYAPSLAAELLPLVLERLGRTHPSLNLRMHDLSSDEMNAGLKEGTLHLAYTVGAGVLHESGLIKETLITYPICVAMSRNHPWARKKKIELSDLAHATLLGYARHAYPEYPKFVEGILAAARVKPGRMEEFDSASSLLLRLEAGSGVSLVPLSFACHTAERIVLLPVSPDVPPLDLVMCWRRGQDWPGLRTVREVSAACGHELRMRRGKTTAAAKKSSGRSVGSKQ, from the coding sequence ATGGAACTGCGCCACCTTCGCTCCTTCCTCGTGGTCGCGGAGACACTCAATGTGAGCCGCGCCGCGGAGAGGCTGCATCTCTCCCAGCCTGCCCTGAGCCGTCAGATGCAGGACCTGGAGCAGTCGCTGGGTGTATCGCTCTTCATCCGGGAGAAGGGACGTGTCTCGCTGAACGATGCGGGCCGTGCGCTGGTGGAGCATGCGCGGGAGTTGCTGGCGCGCTCGGATAACATCACCAGCCACGTGCAGGCCATCTCACGGGGCGAGTGCGCTACCGTGGAGATAGGCTATGCGCCGTCATTGGCAGCAGAGCTGCTTCCCCTGGTGCTGGAGCGGCTGGGCCGTACCCATCCCAGCCTGAACCTGCGCATGCATGACCTTTCGTCAGATGAGATGAACGCCGGACTCAAGGAAGGCACGCTACACCTGGCCTACACCGTGGGTGCCGGGGTGCTTCATGAGTCGGGATTGATCAAGGAAACGCTCATCACCTATCCCATCTGCGTGGCCATGAGTCGGAATCATCCGTGGGCCCGGAAGAAGAAGATTGAATTGAGTGACCTGGCGCACGCGACCTTGCTGGGGTATGCGCGTCACGCATACCCGGAGTATCCGAAGTTCGTGGAAGGTATCCTGGCCGCTGCGCGAGTGAAGCCGGGCCGGATGGAGGAGTTCGACAGTGCCTCAAGTCTCTTGCTGAGGCTGGAAGCTGGCTCAGGTGTGTCGCTGGTGCCGCTTTCATTCGCCTGCCACACGGCGGAGCGCATTGTCCTTCTCCCGGTGAGTCCTGACGTGCCACCACTGGATCTCGTGATGTGCTGGCGGCGTGGTCAGGACTGGCCGGGCCTGCGCACGGTGCGTGAGGTCAGCGCCGCATGCGGGCACGAGCTGCGCATGCGGCGGGGGAAGACGACTGCAGCGGCGAAGAAGAGCTCGGGCAGGTCGGTAGGTAGTAAGCAGTAG